Below is a genomic region from Brassica oleracea var. oleracea cultivar TO1000 chromosome C9, BOL, whole genome shotgun sequence.
ACGGCGGATCAAAAATCTGGTAAAATATTAAAAGCCTCGACGAAGATAAGACATATATTATGTATCCTTTGTCTGGAAAAAGGCACATCTTACCGGCCGATCAAACTAAACCGTTTCAGGTTTAGGATTTAATGATTCAAAAAAGGAAATTTTGATTAACCTAATTATTTCGTCACAGCTCTCGTTTAAAATTCATAAGTAGATGAAAAATCCCCAGACAAAAAAAGAGAGGCGCTCTCATCGATTACACGAACTGTGTCTCCTCTACCAGTTCTCTTCGACAAAATCGAATACCAAGAGGAGGAGAGATACGGTTTGAATTATATATATATTTCTAAAATTGAGCGAGAGATTAAAAAAAGATGGGAGGGATGAAGTGGCGCAACTGCTGCTGAACGAGAAATTAGGGTTCTTCTGGTTCTCTATCCGCGATAACCGGAGCCTCTCGCTCTAATCGTACTCAATTTGCTCTGATTTTCGAGCATTGGTTTCTAGGGTTCGATCGTCTTTTCGGAAAGCTACAAACTTTTGATTTCGCCAGTGAAGAAGGTAAAAGTTTTATTTTTGTTAAGTGGGCATATAATAGTTTTTTTTATTTGTTCATCTAAGTCTACTTTGTTGATCAATCGTTTTACTTTGTTGTGGCACATTGTTTCAGTTGTATTTGTTGGTAGGTTTTGTTTAATGCACATAGTGGATTGACTGATAGAGAGTTGGTTATGCTTAGGTGAGATTCATTGGAATGATTTGGTTTGGTATCTTTTATGTGTCTGCCTTTTTTATGTTTTAGTATGTAGTAAGCTCGGGACAAGTGTTTTCTGCACCTTGTTTGAGGCCATTCTCATTTCTGATTTGGGTACACTACCCTAATGCTTGTCCCAGGTTAAGAACTACTGTTCTGGATAATGGAAGAAGCAGCAGGAGGAGATGAAGGCTTAGAATTCAAGTGGGGGAAACAGAAAGGAATTGGTGGCAAAAAGAAAGACGTCCGCTTCTACGAGTCTTTCACCTTTGACGGTGATGAATACCGTCTTTACGACTGCGTCTTAGTCCCCGACCCCAACGAGCCGGACTCTGATGAACTCTTTGTTGGCAAGATCATTAAAATTTGGGAACACACTAATAAGCGTGCAAAGCACCCGAGGCAAGTCAAGCTTCTCTGGTTCTTTAAACCTTCTGAGATGCCGCCAGGTGTAGTTGAAGGACTCCCGGATTTGCTTGCAAACGAACTGTTTTTGGCTTCGGGTGAAGGTCCAGGCCTCGCTAGTGTCAACCCATTGGTAAACTGATTTGTCCTTACCTCTTCATTCTCCATATTAAGTGTTGACCATGATTTGGCTTTTATACTGTTGAATATTGTATTCTTTGCATTAGATAACTGGTTCTATGTACTCATTGTACTGATACCTGGTGCAATGAACTATTTAGTAAATTATCAATCTTCAAGAAATCGCTAGGCTGTGGTTAGGCAGGATTAATGTTTAGGCGGACGCGTAAACCGGTTTTTCTTAATGCCTAAACCGATTTTAAACAAAATTGATTTGAAAAAATGTTTTGTTCAGACCTGATTAACCGACTAAACCGAGTTTTAGAACACTGGTACTGATAACGATTATTCCACTAGGAAGCAATTTGTGGAAAGTGCTCTGTTCTGTGCATTTCAAAGGACGAAAGGAATCCACAACCAACAGATGAGGAAATCAAGTCAACAGACTTTGTATTTCGCCGAGCATTTGATGTTGGAAGCTGTAAAGTTTTGGATACGATAGATGATAAAGTCGCTGGAGTTGACGGTACCTTTTTGTTTCATCTCATTTTGCTTGCTTCTGTATTCTCTTCTGGTGATTAATAGCTATCTTGATTGTTTTTATTTACATCACGTGCAGTTAAATCTATCTTTAACAGAGCGGGTAGTACTAGTAAGAAAGAAGCAACTCCTCCTGTACTGAAAATTCAATTAGACGTAAATGGAAGTGCAGATAGTTTGACACCAAATGGTCTTTCAGCTTGTGGTTCGGTTCGGAGTACTGAAGATAACTCTAATGAATCTTCTGACTGTAGAGAAAGCAGTTCTGGTCGCAGAGAAGGGAAAGAAAAATTTGCAGATGAAAGTTCTAACAAGGATCCTAGTGTGCAGCAAAGCACTAGTGAACATGTCTCTAGTGAAGCTTCTGGCTCTAGGGGAGATCACTATGACGGCAACGCTCAAGAAAGTGAAGTTAGGAAACAGTTTACTAAACAAAAATCTATGCCTGCAGAAGAAAGAGATAGCAACAGTTGTGAAGCTTCTGGCTCTAAGAAACCATTGACTAAACAAAACTCTATGCCAGAGAGAAATAGCAAAGAGTCAAATGGATTGGATGAGAGGCCTCAAAAGAAACAGAAATCTGTTACAGTATCAAATGGACGCAGTACAAACATTTTGCAGCAGAGCGTTAGTTCTGATGGTAGAAGAGATACAGATGTTTTTAAGAGACCTAGAGAGAAAGTGACTGGAGGTGAAGACTCTACCGAGGAGCCCAGTTTCGTTAAGAAGAAACGAGATCTTGGGGTGTCAGTCTCTGAAGGAAAAGATGCAAAAACTGGAACTGAGAAAGGTTTATTCAAGAAACCAAGCTTTGATGGTAAGCTATTAAAACGCGCTGAGGACAAGATGGTGGAAATTGATTACAAAAGAAATTATCAAGTAACTGAAGTGACCCCAAAGCCAGATGCTGTAAGTTTGTATTTATTATGCGATTCATGCTATGATTACATTGGTTTCAGTCAGACTATGTGTTGAATGTAAAGCCTTTAGTTGCAAGGATATTGTTTGCAAGAAGTTGATTCTAAAAGTAGAAGTTTTGTTTTACAGTCTCACTTTGTATTCTGTAGAGTTGTAGTGATGTTCTGTCACTCTTCATATTACTTGTCAACACAGTTTATCTAATCGGTTTTTGTTTCCTTCTTATTGGTCTCAGGTAAACAGCAAATGGTTTCGACCTCTTGTAAGTGTTTCTCTCTTCCTTCCTTTTGCGCATTAGTTCTGTGATGTTAATAGGGTGGCCTGGTAGTTCATATCTATTGAACTTTTAAATGACTCACTCATACGCTAATCAGAAAGCATATGTTTTCTTGATCGTTTCTGTGCTCTGGAGACTCGATTGTTTCTTTGATAGCTGCACCTGTTTTTGCCTGGCCATTTCAGGCTCTTCTA
It encodes:
- the LOC106313019 gene encoding uncharacterized protein LOC106313019 codes for the protein MEEAAGGDEGLEFKWGKQKGIGGKKKDVRFYESFTFDGDEYRLYDCVLVPDPNEPDSDELFVGKIIKIWEHTNKRAKHPRQVKLLWFFKPSEMPPGVVEGLPDLLANELFLASGEGPGLASVNPLEAICGKCSVLCISKDERNPQPTDEEIKSTDFVFRRAFDVGSCKVLDTIDDKVAGVDVKSIFNRAGSTSKKEATPPVLKIQLDVNGSADSLTPNGLSACGSVRSTEDNSNESSDCRESSSGRREGKEKFADESSNKDPSVQQSTSEHVSSEASGSRGDHYDGNAQESEVRKQFTKQKSMPAEERDSNSCEASGSKKPLTKQNSMPERNSKESNGLDERPQKKQKSVTVSNGRSTNILQQSVSSDGRRDTDVFKRPREKVTGGEDSTEEPSFVKKKRDLGVSVSEGKDAKTGTEKGLFKKPSFDGKLLKRAEDKMVEIDYKRNYQVTEVTPKPDAVNSKWFRPLPWEESMREAEKEEKLVLLQNLDPTYTSEEVQDIVYSALNEQCTARMIERTSVSFSHIGEALVIFNSRQAAVRAIRRLDEGCLLLSNGRPLVAAFAKINPPGKPLSSFCGHIKLQKTQVRRETRDSVSTSRGSQPNTLEFEMGMEWRLLRARSDHALETVSKRQLEERKTQRINFKPKLP